In Zonotrichia leucophrys gambelii isolate GWCS_2022_RI chromosome 27, RI_Zleu_2.0, whole genome shotgun sequence, the genomic window ACCATTCACGTAGGAAAGCTCAGAGAATTAGCCAGGAAATgaaaaggcagcagtgcaggaaatCAGGACAGAATCCCTACCATTAACTGGGATGGTTCATATTTGACAGGTACTGGTCAGAAAATTATGATTCCACAAAGGTGCCTCTGGGCctcaggcagggcaggactGGTATAAAAGGCAGCCCAAGTCTCTGCCCTCACATCAActtctctcacctcctcctcctcttcaggaaTCAGGTGAGTGGGAAGCCTcttctcctctgcctgctgatgctgctgtttCAAGGCAAGCTGTTGCCAGGATGGAGGTCTCAGCTAAGATGGGCTAcaagagcccagagctgggagcagcttgtgctgggagagggcaggggagagaaggTCTTGTGCTGACAGAGAGAGGCTGGGACTTGGCTCAGGTGGCCTCCTGGGCTttgagctgggcactgcaatgGGTGACAGGAGGTGCCCACATTGTGCAGGGTGTTTGGGTGCAGTGCTGCTTCTCACGTGTCCTCACTttgtccctctccctgccctctgtgccaggtgcacctgtgagcccgagccatgtcctgctgcaagccctgtgacccttgctgccagccctgtgggccCTGCccgctggccagcagctgcaatgagtgctgtgtcaggcagtgccagagctcccaCGTTGTCATTGAGCcgcctgctgtgctggtgaccctgcctgggcccatcctcagctcctccccacagaACACCGCCGTGGGAtcctccacctctgctgctgttggcaaCATCCTCAGCTGTGGCGGAGtgcccatcagctctgggggctttGACCTCTCCTGCATCACCAACTGCTATGGTGGCAGCAGGTGCCGTCCCTGCTAAACCTGCTGGCAATGTCTTCCGGCAAGAACACCCAAGACTTCAAAGCATGGTTTTGGGCAGGAAATAGAGCTTCAGAAAATTGTATTTAGAGCTTTGGACCATCCCTTCCTTGTGCAATTCTCCTCTCCATTTCTGTCCCTCAGTCCCCAAGGCAGTCTAGTGTGGACCTGCCATCTTTCCTTCTTCTGCAGAGCAGTGGAAAGAACACCACATGAGATCTTCATcttggctgctcctggtgctctctgtgagccatttccttttcttctgtaaacGTATTAAAACTGTCTTGCATTCAAGCCTTTGTGTCTGAGTCATCTGTTGTTCCTGGGCACCTCCTCCAGTTTGCTCAAGTTTGGAAAAAGATGGAGAGACCAATGTTTGGGGCTCACTGTAGTGGATTTTATATTGTGCCCCTTTCTCTTGGAGCTGATCAAGAGCATCCCTGGTTACTGGGCAGCCCAAGGCCATCATGAAGGCTTTGGCTCCATAGGAGTGGGGATGGGAAACAAAAACACTAGGAGACAGCCCAAAACTAAACTCCTCCCATCCTTCCTTCATAGCTTGGCCTTGGGTCCATAGCCTGCACACCTGGGAAAAATTAGATGAGATCCAAACCTCACACAATCCCTCAGCACTCGGCagggcccagctgctgcccagacaTGCAGCGCTGAGGGGACCGCacctccaggcacagccagcaggggcgctgctggctcctggccgGGCAGGGTGCGTGCGATGATTCCCCCCTGGCAGCAGAGGGCGCTGTGGTGCGAGCTTGGGGGCTATGTGGTAATGTCCGCTTGACAAAAAGGGGAAGGGATGAAGAAAGGCTTTGCCTTACAAAGCTGAAGGGGCAGCAAAtctggctgccccagctggactctcaggagcagcaaatTTTAATGGCTGGAATGCGTAAAAATCCTGAGCTGGCGGGCGTGATCTATCAGAATCTTTGTAGCCGTAGCTGGAACTGCAGGATGTCTCAGCAGGTAGGGAGCTACAGTGCAGCAAAGCTCAGAGTAGTGCAGAAAAAGCCACAGAGGCCCAACAGTGTCAGCCCAGTCCCAAGCATTGCAAGGAAAGATGAAATCTGCATTCCGAGCAACTGAACATATGGTTAAAAATCCCTCTTTCATTGAGGTAGAGTGTTAACAAGGACCAAGTGCAATGACTGCCCTTACAAACAGAGCTCCACTCACAGTAGAAGGAAGGTCGCAGGAGATAGAACCGCACAATGGTGATAAATGCTCTTCACAGGACTACTACTTTCTCCACTATCTCCCTCCGATAGTGGAGAAAGAAAGCGAGCCAGGGGCTGCACCTAACTACTTTTTCCACCATCCAACTGTCTGAGCACCTCTGGCCACCAGTAGAAACCCACAGATATGAGAAGTGCAACCAGATGATATCTTTCCGTGAGCTTGGccacttcttttctctttcttacgAACACAGTCATTAATATTTCCCAGTAAATTATGCGGCAAAATACCTTAAGCAAGTAGCATCAAAAAGAGTAAGTCTGATCCTCAAGAGCCTCTAAAGGGGAGGGAACAGGCACTCAGGTATGCTATGTTGTTATATCTGACAGCAGAGCAACACCTGAATGTGGGTTCCTTTGGTCCAAGAAAAATTTCCTGGGGGATCTCATGGCTGTTCAGTCAGCACCATCTGCTAAAATGTAGAAGTGCATGTGCCTTTTGCCTTGAAAGGAGGAGGAAACTGTGTCCCACCCTGGACACCTGCAACGTTCCACCAGAAGGGGATCCACTAAATGATAACAACCTGCAGAAGTGGGCAGGCTACCTTtgtgtttctccctctccagaaaacaagaaatggaGAGTGCAGGAGTGCAAAGTTGATTTCAGTGCTAGATCTCTGCCAGCTGGAAGCCATGACCATTTACCTGTAGATTCCATACAAAGAGCCATTCCTGATGGCAAAGGAAACATGTTTCTATCTGAGATCATGAACACTGCAGGGAAgagtcctgctgctctgacctGCACATGCCCGTGGGAGGGTCACCCACCACAGGGTGATACACATGTGCTTAAACACAGCAGCATGGAATAATGCAAAGATCTGTAtggtcccagagagtcagcaAAGAGTCaggaacagacagaaaaaatgtGCAGATCAGGAAACTCTGCAGATGAGATACTGGGGACAAGCATGGTAGAAAATTACTCAGTTGTCCTTGACAAGGATCAGGCCCCAGGAAAGTCCTGGTATTTCCAGGGGACCCAGAGATATTGCACAGAATGACCAATAGCCAAATCAGGCCAACACAATTTTTCTCTGAGCAATGTTAGACTAGCAACATGGTCCAACCCTCCCAGCAGATGCAGACCTGTGTGCAACAGTAAGTGACCATCGTTGAAAGATAGGAAAAGTAACAGAAAATGATGTGTCATGAGCCTTCTCATGGCAGTCCTTGGGCATGTGGGCAAGAAGCACGAGACTGACGCCCATTTGCTGACAActtgaacaaaaccaaacccacaggaATGACACAGGTGAACATATTTGTCCACAGCGGATGCTGCCAAGTGATGGTGTGAGCATGACAAATGCACCTGGCATTGGTTTTTCCCAGGAAACCTTTGAATCTCTCATCCCAGCATTTAGAGCAATGACCATTCACGTAGGAAAGCTCAGAGAATTAGCCAGGAAATGAAAAGGCAGCATAACAGGAAACCAAGACAGAACCCCTACCATTAATTGGCATGGTGCACATTTGACATGTATCGGTCAGAAAATTATGGCTTCCACTAAGGTGCCTCTGGGCCTCAGGCAGGTCAGGGCTGCTATAAAAGGCAGCCCAAGTCTCTGCTCTCACATCCActtctctcacctcctcctcagGAATCAGGTGAGTGGGAagcctcttctcttcctcctggtgctgctgcttcaaGAGCAGCTCTTGCCTGAGACATGTGGGTTTCAGCTGAGATGGGCTGATgcaaggctgggagctgcttgtGGTGAGagagggcaggggagagaaggTCTTGTACAGACAGAGAGAGGCTGGGAGTTGGCTCAGGTGGCTCCTGGGCTTTGAGCTGCAATGGGGGCCAGGAGCTCTCATGCTTCCAGAGTGTTTGGGTGCAGTGCTGCTTCTCATACATCCTCACTTTGTCCCTCTCCCTGTCTTCCATCCTAGGTGCACCTGTGAGCCCgagccatgtcctgctgcaagccctgtgacccttgctgccagccctgtgggccCTGCccgctggccagcagctgcaatgagtgctgtgtcaggcagtgccagagctcccaCGTTGTCATTGAGCcgcctgctgtgctggtgaccctgcctgggcccatcctcagctcctccccacagaACACCGCCGTGGGAtcctccacctctgctgctgttggcaaCATCCTCAGCTGTGGCGGAGtgcccatcagctctgggggctttGACATCTCCTGCATCACCAACTGCTATGGTGGCAGCAGATGCCGTCCCTGCTAAACCTGCTGGCAATGTCTTCCGACAAGAACACCCAAGACTTCAAAGCATGGTTTTGGGCAGGAAATAGAGCTTCAGAAAATTGTATTTAGAGCTTTGCATCATCCCTTCCTTGTGCaattctcttctccttttcagtCCCTCACTCCCCAAGACAGTCTAGTGTGGACCTGCCATCCTTCCTACCTCTGCAGATCAGTGCAAAGAACACCACATGGGAGCTCCATCTTagtggctgctcctggtgctctctgtgagccatttccttttct contains:
- the LOC135458300 gene encoding feather keratin Cos2-2-like, yielding MSCCKPCDPCCQPCGPCPLASSCNECCVRQCQSSHVVIEPPAVLVTLPGPILSSSPQNTAVGSSTSAAVGNILSCGGVPISSGGFDLSCITNCYGGSRCRPC